One window from the genome of Anolis sagrei isolate rAnoSag1 chromosome 4, rAnoSag1.mat, whole genome shotgun sequence encodes:
- the CSDE1 gene encoding cold shock domain-containing protein E1 isoform X1 produces MASTWKEFVEFSMPSSPPTAYVSANLGNASPVGLNLSPYGQSLYEMENHYTVSSDPLPPPAAPPPSHPLPFSSSSTSSGSKKQKRTPLYQRSMSFDPNLLHNNGHNGYPNGTSAGLRETGVIEKLLTSYGFIQCSERQARLFFHCSQYNGNLQELKVGDDVEFEVSSDRRTGKPIAIKLVKIKTETLPEERINGQVVCAVPHNLESKSPAAPGQSPTGSVCYERNGEVFYLTYTPEDVEGNVQLETGDKINFIIDTNKHTGAVSARNIMLLKKKQARCQGVVCAMKEAFGFIERGDVVKEIFFHYSEFKGDLEALQPGDDVEFTIKDRNGKEVATDVRLLPQGTVIFEDISIEHFEGTVTKVIPKVPNKNQNDPLPGRIKVDFVIPKELPFGDKDTKSKVTLLEGDHVRFNISTDRRDKLERATNIEVLPNTFQFTSEAREMGVIAAMRDGFGFIKCVDRDARMFFHFSEILDGNQLHISDEVEFTVVPDMLSAQRNHAIRIKKLPKGTVSFHTQSDHRFVGTIEKEATSAKSTSPNKGKEKEAEEGIIAYEDCGEKLTIPYQAKDVEGSTSPQIGDKVEFTVCEVKRTGLQTATSVRMLGRNYTSKRLLGYVATLKDNFGFIETANHDKEIFFHYSEFCGDIDSLELGDMVEYSLSKGKGNKVSAEKVNKTHAVNGITDEADPTVYTGKVIRPLRSVDPTQTEYQGMIEVMEDGEMKGEVYPFGIVGMANKGDCLQKGETVKFQLCILGQNAQTMACNITPFRRATVECVKDQFGFINYEVGDSKKLFFHVKEVQDGVELQAGDEVEFSVILNQRTGKCSACNVWRVSEGAKAVAAPRPDRLVNRLKSINLDDASAPRLTVLRQPRGPDNSKGFGAERKIRQAGVID; encoded by the exons ATGGCAAGCACCTGGAAAGAATTTGTTGAATTTTCCATGCCGTCTTCTCCCCCTACTGCATACGTTAGTGCCAACCTGGGCAATGCATCTCCAGTCGGACTGAATTTATCACCTTATGGCCAATCA CTGTATGAGATGGAGAACCATTATACTGTGTCATCAGATCCTCTCCCCCCTCCTGCAGCTCCCCCTCCTTCTCATCCTTTACCTTTCTCTTCATCTTCTACTTCATCCGGTTCTAAAAAACAGAAGAGGACCCCTCTTTATCAAAGATCT ATGAGCTTTGATCCAAACCTTCTCCATAACAATGGACACAACGGGTACCCCAATGGTACTTCTGCAGGACTGCGTGAAACTGGGGTTATTGAAAAACTGCTGACCTCCTATGGATTCATTCAGTGTTCAGAACGCCAAGCTAGACTGTTCTTCCACTGTTCACAGTATAATGGCAACCTACAGGAGCTTAAAGTAGGAG ATGATGTTGAATTTGAAGTATCTTCTGACCGGCGAACTGGAAAACCAATTGCTATTAAATTGGTGAAGATAAAAACAGAAACATTACCTGAAGAGCGAATAAATGGACAA GTTGTGTGTGCTGTTCCTCACAACTTAGAGAGTAAGTCTCCAGCTGCCCCGGGTCAGAGTCCAACAGGGAGTGTATGCTACGAACGTAATGGG GAAGTGTTCTACTTAACTTATACCCCTGAAGATGTTGAAGGAAACGTTCAGCTGGAAACTGGagataaaataaattttattattgatACAAATAAACA TACTGGTGCTGTAAGTGCTCGTAACATTATGCTCTTGAAAAAGAAACAAGCTCGGTGTCAAGGAGTAGTTTGTGCCATGAAA GAAGCCTTTGGATTCATTGAACGGGGTGATGTTGTAAAAGAGATATTCTTTCACTATAGTGAATTTAAAGGTGACCTAGAAGCCTTACAGCCTGGAGATGATGTGGAGTTCACAATCAAAGACAGAAAT GGTAAAGAAGTTGCAACTGATGTAAGACTTTTGCCTCAAGGAACTGTTATTTTTGAAGATATCAGCATTGAACATTTTGAGGGAACAGTAACCAAAGTAATTCCGAAAGTACCCAACAAAAATCAG AATGATCCCCTGCCTGGCCGTATAAAAGTTGACTTCGTTATTCCAAAAGAGCTTCCATTTGGAGATAAAGATACAAAATCAAAGGTGACGCTGTTGGAAGGTGACCATGTTAGATTCAACATCTCAACAGATAGGCGTGACAAATTGGAAAGAGCCACTAAtattgaagttcttcctaatacttTCCAATTTACTAGCGAGGCTAGAGAAATG GGTGTGATTGCCGCAATGAGAGATGGCTTTGGTTTTATTAAATGTGTTGATAGAGAtgcccgcatgttcttccacttCAGTGAAATTCTAGATGGCAACCAGCTCCATATTTCAGATGAAGTAGAATTTACTGTGGTCCCT GATATGTTGTCTGCTCAAAGAAATCATGCTATCAGGATTAAGAAACTTCCAAAGGGCACTGTTTCATTCCACACTCAATCAGATCATCGTTTTGTGGGCACTATAGAAAAGGAAGCCACTTCTGCCAAATCCACTAGCCCAAATAAAGGCAAAGAAAAG GAAGCTGAAGAGGGAATAATTGCTTACGAAGATTGTGGGGAGAAGCTGACCATCCCCTACCAAGCTAAAGATGTGGAAGGATCTACTTCACCTCAAATAGGAGATAAG GTTGAATTTACAGTCTGTGAAGTTAAGAGAACCGGGTTGCAAACAGCTACATCTGTCAGAATGCTTGGTAGAAACTACACTTCAAAAAGACTTTTGGGATATGTTGCAACTCTAAAGGATAACTTTGGATTTATTGAAACAGCTAATCACGATAAGGAGATCTTCTTCCATTACAG TGAATTCTGCGGTGATATCGATAGCTTGGAACTTGGAGACATGGTTGAATACAGCTTATCAAAAGGCAAAGGAAACAAAGTCAGTGCAGAGAAGGTGAACAAAACACATGCAG TGAATGGCATCACGGATGAAGCTGATCCAACTGTTTACACGGGTAAAGTAATTCGCCCTCTCAggagtgtagatccaacccagaCTGAATACCAGGGAATGATTGAAGTAATGGAAGATG GAGAAATGAAAGGTGAAGTCTATCCTTTCGGAATAGTTGGCATGGCAAACAAGGGAGACTGTCTGCAAAAAGGAGAGACCGTGAAATTCCAGCTTTGTATTCTTGGTCAGAATGCTCAAACGATGGCTTGCAACATTACGCCTTTCCGTAGAGCTACTGTTGAATGTGTGAAAGATCAG tttGGTTTCATAAACTATGAAGTAGGCGATAGCAAAAAGCTCTTTTTTCATGTGAAAGAAGTTCAGGATGGTGTGGAACTGCAAGCTGGTGATGAAGTAGAATTTTCTGTCATCCTCAATCAACGCACAGGAAAATGCAGTGCCTGTAATGTGTGGCGTGTTAG TGAAGGTGCTAAGGCCGTAGCTGCTCCACGTCCTGATAGACTTGTTAATCGCTTAAAGAGCATTAATTTGGATGATGCCAGTGCTCCTCGTTTAACTGTTCTTCGTCAGCCAAGGGGACCGGATAATTCAAAG GGATTTGGTGCAGAGAGAAAGATTCGTCAAGCGGGTGTGATTGACTAA